Proteins encoded within one genomic window of Manis pentadactyla isolate mManPen7 chromosome 4, mManPen7.hap1, whole genome shotgun sequence:
- the ESPN gene encoding espin isoform X6, giving the protein MALEQALQAARQGELDVLKSLHTAGLLGPSLRDPLDALPVHHAARAGKLHCLRFLVEEAALPAAARARNGATPAHDAAATGHLSCLQWLLSEGGCPVQDKDNSGATVLHLASRFGHPEVVDWLLRHGGGDPTVATDTGALPVHYAAAKGDFPSLRLLVGHHPEGVNAQTKNGATPLYLACQEGHLEVTQYLVQECGADPHVSAHDGMTPLHAAAQMGHSPVIVWLVSCTDVSLSEQDKDGATAMHFAASRGHAKVLSWLLLHGGEISADLWGGTPLHDAAENGELECCQILVVNGAELDVRDRDGYTAADLSDYNGHSHCTGYLRTVENLSVEHRVLSRDTSAELETKQPDSGMSSPNTTMSVQPPNFDLSSPTSTLSNYDSCSSSHSSVKGRHMAPGLPSSRAADIQSYMDMLSPDLGLPWNKTDRTTPPPPPPPPSFPPPPPPPDTQLPPPPPGYPAPKPPVGLHAADMYMQTKNKLRHVETEAFRKELNSRDGHNALRRQDSGRKPRAFSKQPSTGDYYGQLGRCPREPLAARRDMAHSEEVRAPSTHQPDAGTSPAAPLLTRWPLCPPQAALLPGNHVHNGCAADPKASRELPPPPPPPPLPEALSSPPPPPPLPFEGSGPGCGQRRSSSSTGSTKSFNMMSPTGDNSELLAEIKAGKSLKPTPQSKGLTTVFSGSGQPASQPDSPLQLTSPPLSRARSPTPPAVGPQPLLNGSMAPAPPATPAPGVQLDVEALIPTHDEQGRPIPEWKRQVMVRKLQLKMQEEEEQRRKEKEEEDRLASLPAWRRDLLRKKLEEERKEEERQKQEELQREKEQSEKLRTLGYDETKLAPWQRQIILKKGDIAKY; this is encoded by the exons ATGGCCCTGGAGCAGGCTCTGCAGGCGGCGCGGCAGGGCGAGCTGGATGTGCTGAAGTCCCTGCACAccgccggcctgctggggccctCGCTGCGCGACCCGCTGGACGCGCTGCCGGTGCACCACGCCGCCCGCGCCGGCAAGCTGCACTGTCTGCGCTTCCTGGTGGAGGAGGCCGCCCTGCCCGCCGCGGCTCGCGCGCGCAATGGCGCCACGCCGGCCCACGACGCCGCCGCCACCGGCCACCTCTCCTGCCTGCAGTGGCTTCTCTCCGAGGGCGGCTGCCCGGTGCAG GACAAAGACAATTCTGGTGCCACAGTCCTACATCTAGCTTCCCGCTTCGGCCACCCCGAGGTGGTGGACTGGCTGCTTCGTCATGGCGGTGGGGATCCCACCGTGGCCACAGACACGGGTGCCCTGCCTGTCCACTATGCTGCCGCCAAAGGAGACTTCCCCTCCCTGAGGCTTCTCGTTGGGCATCACCCCGA GGGAGTGAATGCCCAAACCAAGAACGGTGCCACACCCCTGTACCTGGCGTGCCAGGAGGGCCACCTGGAGGTGACGCAGTACCTGGTACAGGAGTGCGGTGCAGACCCGCACGTGAGCGCCCACGATGGCATGACCCCCCTGCACGCCGCGGCGCAGATGGGCCACAGCCCGGTCATCGTGTGGCTG GTGAGCTGCACCGACGTGAGCCTGTCGGAGCAGGACAAGGATGGCGCCACAGCCATGCACTTCGCGGCGAGCCGCGGCCACGCCAAAGTGCTCAGCTGGCTCCTGCTGCACGGCGGCGAGATCTCCGCGGACCTGTGGGGCGGGACCCCACTGCATGACGCGGCGGAGAACGGGGAGCTGGAG TGCTGCCAGATCCTGGTAGTGAACGGCGCGGAGCTGGACGTGCGCGACCGCGACGGGTACACTGCCGCCGACCTCTCGGACTACAATGGCCACAGCCACTGCACCGGCTACCTGCGCACCGTGGAGAACTTG AGCGTGGAGCATCGTGTGCTGTCCCGGGATACGTCTGCTGAGCTGGAGACCAAGCAGCCTGACTCGGGCATGTCCTCACCCAATACCACCATGTCCGTCCAGCCACCGAACTTTGACCTCAGCTCGCCCACCAGCACCCTCTCCAACTATGACTCCTGCTCCTCCAGCCACTCCAGCGTCAAGGGCCGGCACATGGCTCCTG ggcttcCTAGCTCAAGAGCTGCAGATATACAGAGCTACATGGACATGCTGAGCCCTGACCTGGGCCTGCCATGGAACAAGACAGACAgaaccacaccaccaccaccgccgCCGCCACCAAGCTTCCCTcctccgcccccgcccccagACACCCAACTGCCCCCACCTCCACCGGGCTACCCAGCTCCCAAGCCCCCTGTGGGGCTACATGCAGCTGACATGTACATGCAGACAAAGAACAAACTCCGCCACGTGGAGACCGAGGCCTTCAGGAAGGAG CTGAACTCCCGCGACGGCCACAACGCGCTGCGGAGGCAGGACTCCGGCCGCAAGCCCCGCGCCTTCAGTAAGCAGCCCAGCACCGGGGACTACTACGGCCAGCTGGGCCGCTGCCCCCGGGAGCCGCTGGCCGCACGCCGGGACATGGCGCACAGCGAAGAGGTGCGTGCCCCGAGCACGCACCAGCCGGATGCGGGGACCAGCCCGGCCGCCCCGCTTCTCACTCGCTGGCCCCTCTGCCCCCCGCAGGCGGCGCTGCTCCCTGGGAATCACGTGCACAACGGCTGCGCTGCGGACCCTAAAGCGTCCAGGGAgctgcccccgcccccgccgccgcccccgcTTCCCGAGGCCCTGAGctcgccgccgcctcctccgccTCTGCCCTTCGAGGGTTCAGGCCCTGGCTGCGGACAGCGTCGGTCCTCGTCGTCCACCGGGA GCACCAAGTCTTTCAATATGATGTCCCCAACGGGCGACAACTCAGAGCTACTGGCTGAGATCAAGGCTGGCAAGAGTCTGAAGCCGACGCCGCAGAGCAAGGGACTGACCACGGTGTTCTCTGGCAGTGGGCAACCGGCCTCCCAG CCTGACTCACCACTGCAGCTGACATCGCCCCCGCTGTCACGGGCCCGAAGCCCCACCCCACCGGCAGTGGGGCCGCAGCCACTGCTCAATGGAAGCATGGCACCGGCACCACCTGCCACCCCTGCACCAGGCGTACAGCTGGATGTGGAGGCGCTCATCCCCACGCACGACGAGCAGGGCCGGCCCATACCTGAGTGGAAGCGCCAGGTGATGGTGCGCAAGCTGCAGCTGAAgatgcaggaggaggaggagcagagacGGAAG gagaaggaggaggaggaccgGCTGGCCAGCTTGCCTGCCTGGAGGCGGGACCTCCTGCGGAAGAAGCTAGAAGAGGAAAG GAAAGAGGAGGAGCGACAGAAGCAGGAGGAGCTGCAGCGGGAGAAAGAGCAGTCGGAGAAGCTGCGGACGCTGGGCTATGACGAGACCAAGCTGGCGCCCTGGCAGCGACAGATCATCCTGAAGAAGGGGGACATCGCTAAGTACTAA
- the ESPN gene encoding espin isoform X9 gives MNSQGPPAGGPTPRTKSFNMMSPTGDNSELLAEIKAGKSLKPTPQSKGLTTVFSGSGQPASQPDSPLQLTSPPLSRARSPTPPAVGPQPLLNGSMAPAPPATPAPGVQLDVEALIPTHDEQGRPIPEWKRQVMVRKLQLKMQEEEEQRRKLTAASSCCYPREGWRYSREHNAILGPFGELMTEADILRIEQQIENLQVLHKAQKLEAHLEQLELELEQLLPISAALSAPRFTVDPRRMHGRAASLPLWCSKISTLLKSMSTLLAALGGRPAHLAELLAADTGQPLAPLPDAPWRPGPLCLGRSHSLSWCREAVAREILECGVSVRHLCAVYELRAQGPEPARGPRNKLSRPAGAPGREPILEEDYVAVGPGEPRDAANGLPAPEEPPGALGQPEAPGRQAAPPEPEQLARRPPLSTELCGVQDYIDMRKERIVYLFLDHWRRWAFRGPGRHAHARLRRLLPRVVAGGACARPEAADGPEQRLLRLLKQRQRVGKLLGHWRSLLQQVPAQQPRVPGLAHSLYWPEHFLPPLDGGAPPRYDSLTLDLFMLGYFQLLEMGLSREERKFRHLLCYEMFDRLGSHPWELIRLFHRVVLEEVEAGRRGWSDGFEDLRLQFFGDIPEAEPAQEEETEKAQEEEREPGEEAATAHTEDWPQGQPEAPAPAPQPPPPPAAPPPTSDPPSSEAPAEDTLELVSEMGEGGGGPAGQLACLEAGPPAEEARRGKGAEAERGGATEAGGAAAGERAVGEAADAGL, from the exons ATGAATTCCCAGGGGCCTCCAGCTGGGGGCCCCACACCCC GCACCAAGTCTTTCAATATGATGTCCCCAACGGGCGACAACTCAGAGCTACTGGCTGAGATCAAGGCTGGCAAGAGTCTGAAGCCGACGCCGCAGAGCAAGGGACTGACCACGGTGTTCTCTGGCAGTGGGCAACCGGCCTCCCAG CCTGACTCACCACTGCAGCTGACATCGCCCCCGCTGTCACGGGCCCGAAGCCCCACCCCACCGGCAGTGGGGCCGCAGCCACTGCTCAATGGAAGCATGGCACCGGCACCACCTGCCACCCCTGCACCAGGCGTACAGCTGGATGTGGAGGCGCTCATCCCCACGCACGACGAGCAGGGCCGGCCCATACCTGAGTGGAAGCGCCAGGTGATGGTGCGCAAGCTGCAGCTGAAgatgcaggaggaggaggagcagagacGGAAG CTGACGGCCGCGAGCTCGTGCTGCTACCCCCGCGAGGGCTGGAGGTACTCCCGGGAGCACAACGCCATCCTCGGGCCCTTCGGCGAGCTCATGACCGAGGCCGATATCCTCCGCATTGAGCAGCAAATTGAGAACCTGCAGGTTTTGCACAAGGCGCAGAAGCTGGAGGCGCACCTGGAgcagctggagctggagctggaacAGCTGCTGCCCATCTCGGCCGCCCTGTCGGCGCCGCGCTTCACCGTCGACCCGCGCCGCATGCACGGCCGCGCAGCCAGTCTGCCTCTCTGGTGCAGCAAGATCTCCACGCTGCTCAAGAGCATGTCCACGCTGCTGGCCGCGCTGGGCGGCCGGCCCGCGCACCTGGCCGAGCTCCTGGCCGCCGACACGGGTCAGCCGCTGGCGCCGCTGCCCGACGCGCCCTGGCGCCCGGGTCCTCTGTGTTTGGGCCGCTCGCACTCGCTCAGCTGGTGCCGCGAGGCCGTGGCGCGCGAGATCCTCGAGTGCGGCGTCTCGGTGCGGCACCTCTGCGCAGTCTATGAGCTGCGCGCCCAGGGACCGGAGCCCGCCCGTGGCCCGCGAAACAAGCTCTCACGGCCCGCCGGCGCCCCGGGCCGCGAGCCCATTCTCGAGGAGGACTACGTGGCGGTCGGACCCGGCGAGCCCCGCGACGCCGCTAACGGCCTGCCTGCCCCCGAGGAGCCTCCGGGCGCTCTGGGCCAGCCCGAGGCGCCAGGACGCCAGGCGGCGCCACCCGAGCCCGAGCAGCTAGCGCGCAGGCCGCCGCTCTCCACCGAGCTGTGCGGCGTCCAGGACTACATCGACATGCGCAAGGAGCGCATCGTCTACCTCTTCCTGGACCACTGGCGCAGGTGGGCCTTCCGCGGCCCCGGGCGCCACGCCCATGCGCGCCTGCGCAGACTGCTGCCCCGCGTGGTGGCCGGCGGCGCTTGCGCGCGGCCCGAGGCTGCCGACGGCCCCGAGCAGCGGCTGCTGCGCCTGCTGAAACAAAGGCAGCGGGTGGGCAAGCTGCTGGGCCACTGGCGGAGCCTGCTACAGCAGGTGCCGGCGCAGCAGCCGCGCGTCCcgggcctggcacacagcctgTACTGGCCAGAGCACTTCCTGCCGCCCCTCGACGGCGGCGCGCCCCCGCGCTACGACAGCCTCACCCTTGACCTCTTCATGCTCGGCTACTTCCAGCTGCTCGAGATGGGCCTGAGTCGCGAGGAGCGCAAGTTCCGCCACCTGCTGTGCTATGAGATGTTCGACAGGCTGGGCAGCCACCCATGGGAGCTCATCCGCCTCTTCCACCGCGTGGTGctggaggaggtggaggctgGCCGGCGCGGCTGGAGCGATGGCTTCGAAGACCTCAGGCTCCAGTTCTTCGGAGATATCCCAGAGGCTGAGCCGGCCCAGGAAGAAGAGACGGAGAAGGCGcaagaggaggagagggagccgGGGGAAGAGGCCGCTACAGCCCACACGGAGGACTGGCCACAGGGGCAGCCCGAGGCCCCAGCACCTGCACCacagcccccacccccgccagccGCGCCTCCACCGACATCGGACCCTCCTAGTTCAGAAGCCCCAGCGGAAGACACCCTGGAGCTGGTGTCTGAGATGG gagaaggaggaggaggaccgGCTGGCCAGCTTGCCTGCCTGGAGGCGGGACCTCCTGCGGAAGAAGCTAGAAGAGGAAAG GGAGCAGAAGCG GAAAGAGGAGGAGCGACAGAAGCAGGAGGAGCTGCAGCGGGAGAAAGAGCAGTCGGAGAAGCTGCGGACGCTGGGCTATGA
- the ESPN gene encoding espin isoform X3, translating to MALEQALQAARQGELDVLKSLHTAGLLGPSLRDPLDALPVHHAARAGKLHCLRFLVEEAALPAAARARNGATPAHDAAATGHLSCLQWLLSEGGCPVQDKDNSGATVLHLASRFGHPEVVDWLLRHGGGDPTVATDTGALPVHYAAAKGDFPSLRLLVGHHPEGVNAQTKNGATPLYLACQEGHLEVTQYLVQECGADPHVSAHDGMTPLHAAAQMGHSPVIVWLVSCTDVSLSEQDKDGATAMHFAASRGHAKVLSWLLLHGGEISADLWGGTPLHDAAENGELECCQILVVNGAELDVRDRDGYTAADLSDYNGHSHCTGYLRTVENLSVEHRVLSRDTSAELETKQPDSGMSSPNTTMSVQPPNFDLSSPTSTLSNYDSCSSSHSSVKGRHMAPGLPSSRAADIQSYMDMLSPDLGLPWNKTDRTTPPPPPPPPSFPPPPPPPDTQLPPPPPGYPAPKPPVGLHAADMYMQTKNKLRHVETEAFRKELNSRDGHNALRRQDSGRKPRAFSKQPSTGDYYGQLGRCPREPLAARRDMAHSEEAALLPGNHVHNGCAADPKASRELPPPPPPPPLPEALSSPPPPPPLPFEGSGPGCGQRRSSSSTGSTKSFNMMSPTGDNSELLAEIKAGKSLKPTPQSKGLTTVFSGSGQPASQPDSPLQLTSPPLSRARSPTPPAVGPQPLLNGSMAPAPPATPAPGVQLDVEALIPTHDEQGRPIPEWKRQVMVRKLQLKMQEEEEQRRKLTAASSCCYPREGWRYSREHNAILGPFGELMTEADILRIEQQIENLQVLHKAQKLEAHLEQLELELEQLLPISAALSAPRFTVDPRRMHGRAASLPLWCSKISTLLKSMSTLLAALGGRPAHLAELLAADTGQPLAPLPDAPWRPGPLCLGRSHSLSWCREAVAREILECGVSVRHLCAVYELRAQGPEPARGPRNKLSRPAGAPGREPILEEDYVAVGPGEPRDAANGLPAPEEPPGALGQPEAPGRQAAPPEPEQLARRPPLSTELCGVQDYIDMRKERIVYLFLDHWRRWAFRGPGRHAHARLRRLLPRVVAGGACARPEAADGPEQRLLRLLKQRQRVGKLLGHWRSLLQQVPAQQPRVPGLAHSLYWPEHFLPPLDGGAPPRYDSLTLDLFMLGYFQLLEMGLSREERKFRHLLCYEMFDRLGSHPWELIRLFHRVVLEEVEAGRRGWSDGFEDLRLQFFGDIPEAEPAQEEETEKAQEEEREPGEEAATAHTEDWPQGQPEAPAPAPQPPPPPAAPPPTSDPPSSEAPAEDTLELVSEMGEGGGGPAGQLACLEAGPPAEEARRGKGAEAERGGATEAGGAAAGERAVGEAADAGL from the exons ATGGCCCTGGAGCAGGCTCTGCAGGCGGCGCGGCAGGGCGAGCTGGATGTGCTGAAGTCCCTGCACAccgccggcctgctggggccctCGCTGCGCGACCCGCTGGACGCGCTGCCGGTGCACCACGCCGCCCGCGCCGGCAAGCTGCACTGTCTGCGCTTCCTGGTGGAGGAGGCCGCCCTGCCCGCCGCGGCTCGCGCGCGCAATGGCGCCACGCCGGCCCACGACGCCGCCGCCACCGGCCACCTCTCCTGCCTGCAGTGGCTTCTCTCCGAGGGCGGCTGCCCGGTGCAG GACAAAGACAATTCTGGTGCCACAGTCCTACATCTAGCTTCCCGCTTCGGCCACCCCGAGGTGGTGGACTGGCTGCTTCGTCATGGCGGTGGGGATCCCACCGTGGCCACAGACACGGGTGCCCTGCCTGTCCACTATGCTGCCGCCAAAGGAGACTTCCCCTCCCTGAGGCTTCTCGTTGGGCATCACCCCGA GGGAGTGAATGCCCAAACCAAGAACGGTGCCACACCCCTGTACCTGGCGTGCCAGGAGGGCCACCTGGAGGTGACGCAGTACCTGGTACAGGAGTGCGGTGCAGACCCGCACGTGAGCGCCCACGATGGCATGACCCCCCTGCACGCCGCGGCGCAGATGGGCCACAGCCCGGTCATCGTGTGGCTG GTGAGCTGCACCGACGTGAGCCTGTCGGAGCAGGACAAGGATGGCGCCACAGCCATGCACTTCGCGGCGAGCCGCGGCCACGCCAAAGTGCTCAGCTGGCTCCTGCTGCACGGCGGCGAGATCTCCGCGGACCTGTGGGGCGGGACCCCACTGCATGACGCGGCGGAGAACGGGGAGCTGGAG TGCTGCCAGATCCTGGTAGTGAACGGCGCGGAGCTGGACGTGCGCGACCGCGACGGGTACACTGCCGCCGACCTCTCGGACTACAATGGCCACAGCCACTGCACCGGCTACCTGCGCACCGTGGAGAACTTG AGCGTGGAGCATCGTGTGCTGTCCCGGGATACGTCTGCTGAGCTGGAGACCAAGCAGCCTGACTCGGGCATGTCCTCACCCAATACCACCATGTCCGTCCAGCCACCGAACTTTGACCTCAGCTCGCCCACCAGCACCCTCTCCAACTATGACTCCTGCTCCTCCAGCCACTCCAGCGTCAAGGGCCGGCACATGGCTCCTG ggcttcCTAGCTCAAGAGCTGCAGATATACAGAGCTACATGGACATGCTGAGCCCTGACCTGGGCCTGCCATGGAACAAGACAGACAgaaccacaccaccaccaccgccgCCGCCACCAAGCTTCCCTcctccgcccccgcccccagACACCCAACTGCCCCCACCTCCACCGGGCTACCCAGCTCCCAAGCCCCCTGTGGGGCTACATGCAGCTGACATGTACATGCAGACAAAGAACAAACTCCGCCACGTGGAGACCGAGGCCTTCAGGAAGGAG CTGAACTCCCGCGACGGCCACAACGCGCTGCGGAGGCAGGACTCCGGCCGCAAGCCCCGCGCCTTCAGTAAGCAGCCCAGCACCGGGGACTACTACGGCCAGCTGGGCCGCTGCCCCCGGGAGCCGCTGGCCGCACGCCGGGACATGGCGCACAGCGAAGAG GCGGCGCTGCTCCCTGGGAATCACGTGCACAACGGCTGCGCTGCGGACCCTAAAGCGTCCAGGGAgctgcccccgcccccgccgccgcccccgcTTCCCGAGGCCCTGAGctcgccgccgcctcctccgccTCTGCCCTTCGAGGGTTCAGGCCCTGGCTGCGGACAGCGTCGGTCCTCGTCGTCCACCGGGA GCACCAAGTCTTTCAATATGATGTCCCCAACGGGCGACAACTCAGAGCTACTGGCTGAGATCAAGGCTGGCAAGAGTCTGAAGCCGACGCCGCAGAGCAAGGGACTGACCACGGTGTTCTCTGGCAGTGGGCAACCGGCCTCCCAG CCTGACTCACCACTGCAGCTGACATCGCCCCCGCTGTCACGGGCCCGAAGCCCCACCCCACCGGCAGTGGGGCCGCAGCCACTGCTCAATGGAAGCATGGCACCGGCACCACCTGCCACCCCTGCACCAGGCGTACAGCTGGATGTGGAGGCGCTCATCCCCACGCACGACGAGCAGGGCCGGCCCATACCTGAGTGGAAGCGCCAGGTGATGGTGCGCAAGCTGCAGCTGAAgatgcaggaggaggaggagcagagacGGAAG CTGACGGCCGCGAGCTCGTGCTGCTACCCCCGCGAGGGCTGGAGGTACTCCCGGGAGCACAACGCCATCCTCGGGCCCTTCGGCGAGCTCATGACCGAGGCCGATATCCTCCGCATTGAGCAGCAAATTGAGAACCTGCAGGTTTTGCACAAGGCGCAGAAGCTGGAGGCGCACCTGGAgcagctggagctggagctggaacAGCTGCTGCCCATCTCGGCCGCCCTGTCGGCGCCGCGCTTCACCGTCGACCCGCGCCGCATGCACGGCCGCGCAGCCAGTCTGCCTCTCTGGTGCAGCAAGATCTCCACGCTGCTCAAGAGCATGTCCACGCTGCTGGCCGCGCTGGGCGGCCGGCCCGCGCACCTGGCCGAGCTCCTGGCCGCCGACACGGGTCAGCCGCTGGCGCCGCTGCCCGACGCGCCCTGGCGCCCGGGTCCTCTGTGTTTGGGCCGCTCGCACTCGCTCAGCTGGTGCCGCGAGGCCGTGGCGCGCGAGATCCTCGAGTGCGGCGTCTCGGTGCGGCACCTCTGCGCAGTCTATGAGCTGCGCGCCCAGGGACCGGAGCCCGCCCGTGGCCCGCGAAACAAGCTCTCACGGCCCGCCGGCGCCCCGGGCCGCGAGCCCATTCTCGAGGAGGACTACGTGGCGGTCGGACCCGGCGAGCCCCGCGACGCCGCTAACGGCCTGCCTGCCCCCGAGGAGCCTCCGGGCGCTCTGGGCCAGCCCGAGGCGCCAGGACGCCAGGCGGCGCCACCCGAGCCCGAGCAGCTAGCGCGCAGGCCGCCGCTCTCCACCGAGCTGTGCGGCGTCCAGGACTACATCGACATGCGCAAGGAGCGCATCGTCTACCTCTTCCTGGACCACTGGCGCAGGTGGGCCTTCCGCGGCCCCGGGCGCCACGCCCATGCGCGCCTGCGCAGACTGCTGCCCCGCGTGGTGGCCGGCGGCGCTTGCGCGCGGCCCGAGGCTGCCGACGGCCCCGAGCAGCGGCTGCTGCGCCTGCTGAAACAAAGGCAGCGGGTGGGCAAGCTGCTGGGCCACTGGCGGAGCCTGCTACAGCAGGTGCCGGCGCAGCAGCCGCGCGTCCcgggcctggcacacagcctgTACTGGCCAGAGCACTTCCTGCCGCCCCTCGACGGCGGCGCGCCCCCGCGCTACGACAGCCTCACCCTTGACCTCTTCATGCTCGGCTACTTCCAGCTGCTCGAGATGGGCCTGAGTCGCGAGGAGCGCAAGTTCCGCCACCTGCTGTGCTATGAGATGTTCGACAGGCTGGGCAGCCACCCATGGGAGCTCATCCGCCTCTTCCACCGCGTGGTGctggaggaggtggaggctgGCCGGCGCGGCTGGAGCGATGGCTTCGAAGACCTCAGGCTCCAGTTCTTCGGAGATATCCCAGAGGCTGAGCCGGCCCAGGAAGAAGAGACGGAGAAGGCGcaagaggaggagagggagccgGGGGAAGAGGCCGCTACAGCCCACACGGAGGACTGGCCACAGGGGCAGCCCGAGGCCCCAGCACCTGCACCacagcccccacccccgccagccGCGCCTCCACCGACATCGGACCCTCCTAGTTCAGAAGCCCCAGCGGAAGACACCCTGGAGCTGGTGTCTGAGATGG gagaaggaggaggaggaccgGCTGGCCAGCTTGCCTGCCTGGAGGCGGGACCTCCTGCGGAAGAAGCTAGAAGAGGAAAG GGAGCAGAAGCG GAAAGAGGAGGAGCGACAGAAGCAGGAGGAGCTGCAGCGGGAGAAAGAGCAGTCGGAGAAGCTGCGGACGCTGGGCTATGA
- the ESPN gene encoding espin isoform X10, producing the protein MMSPTGDNSELLAEIKAGKSLKPTPQSKGLTTVFSGSGQPASQPDSPLQLTSPPLSRARSPTPPAVGPQPLLNGSMAPAPPATPAPGVQLDVEALIPTHDEQGRPIPEWKRQVMVRKLQLKMQEEEEQRRKLTAASSCCYPREGWRYSREHNAILGPFGELMTEADILRIEQQIENLQVLHKAQKLEAHLEQLELELEQLLPISAALSAPRFTVDPRRMHGRAASLPLWCSKISTLLKSMSTLLAALGGRPAHLAELLAADTGQPLAPLPDAPWRPGPLCLGRSHSLSWCREAVAREILECGVSVRHLCAVYELRAQGPEPARGPRNKLSRPAGAPGREPILEEDYVAVGPGEPRDAANGLPAPEEPPGALGQPEAPGRQAAPPEPEQLARRPPLSTELCGVQDYIDMRKERIVYLFLDHWRRWAFRGPGRHAHARLRRLLPRVVAGGACARPEAADGPEQRLLRLLKQRQRVGKLLGHWRSLLQQVPAQQPRVPGLAHSLYWPEHFLPPLDGGAPPRYDSLTLDLFMLGYFQLLEMGLSREERKFRHLLCYEMFDRLGSHPWELIRLFHRVVLEEVEAGRRGWSDGFEDLRLQFFGDIPEAEPAQEEETEKAQEEEREPGEEAATAHTEDWPQGQPEAPAPAPQPPPPPAAPPPTSDPPSSEAPAEDTLELVSEMGEGGGGPAGQLACLEAGPPAEEARRGKGAEAERGGATEAGGAAAGERAVGEAADAGL; encoded by the exons ATGATGTCCCCAACGGGCGACAACTCAGAGCTACTGGCTGAGATCAAGGCTGGCAAGAGTCTGAAGCCGACGCCGCAGAGCAAGGGACTGACCACGGTGTTCTCTGGCAGTGGGCAACCGGCCTCCCAG CCTGACTCACCACTGCAGCTGACATCGCCCCCGCTGTCACGGGCCCGAAGCCCCACCCCACCGGCAGTGGGGCCGCAGCCACTGCTCAATGGAAGCATGGCACCGGCACCACCTGCCACCCCTGCACCAGGCGTACAGCTGGATGTGGAGGCGCTCATCCCCACGCACGACGAGCAGGGCCGGCCCATACCTGAGTGGAAGCGCCAGGTGATGGTGCGCAAGCTGCAGCTGAAgatgcaggaggaggaggagcagagacGGAAG CTGACGGCCGCGAGCTCGTGCTGCTACCCCCGCGAGGGCTGGAGGTACTCCCGGGAGCACAACGCCATCCTCGGGCCCTTCGGCGAGCTCATGACCGAGGCCGATATCCTCCGCATTGAGCAGCAAATTGAGAACCTGCAGGTTTTGCACAAGGCGCAGAAGCTGGAGGCGCACCTGGAgcagctggagctggagctggaacAGCTGCTGCCCATCTCGGCCGCCCTGTCGGCGCCGCGCTTCACCGTCGACCCGCGCCGCATGCACGGCCGCGCAGCCAGTCTGCCTCTCTGGTGCAGCAAGATCTCCACGCTGCTCAAGAGCATGTCCACGCTGCTGGCCGCGCTGGGCGGCCGGCCCGCGCACCTGGCCGAGCTCCTGGCCGCCGACACGGGTCAGCCGCTGGCGCCGCTGCCCGACGCGCCCTGGCGCCCGGGTCCTCTGTGTTTGGGCCGCTCGCACTCGCTCAGCTGGTGCCGCGAGGCCGTGGCGCGCGAGATCCTCGAGTGCGGCGTCTCGGTGCGGCACCTCTGCGCAGTCTATGAGCTGCGCGCCCAGGGACCGGAGCCCGCCCGTGGCCCGCGAAACAAGCTCTCACGGCCCGCCGGCGCCCCGGGCCGCGAGCCCATTCTCGAGGAGGACTACGTGGCGGTCGGACCCGGCGAGCCCCGCGACGCCGCTAACGGCCTGCCTGCCCCCGAGGAGCCTCCGGGCGCTCTGGGCCAGCCCGAGGCGCCAGGACGCCAGGCGGCGCCACCCGAGCCCGAGCAGCTAGCGCGCAGGCCGCCGCTCTCCACCGAGCTGTGCGGCGTCCAGGACTACATCGACATGCGCAAGGAGCGCATCGTCTACCTCTTCCTGGACCACTGGCGCAGGTGGGCCTTCCGCGGCCCCGGGCGCCACGCCCATGCGCGCCTGCGCAGACTGCTGCCCCGCGTGGTGGCCGGCGGCGCTTGCGCGCGGCCCGAGGCTGCCGACGGCCCCGAGCAGCGGCTGCTGCGCCTGCTGAAACAAAGGCAGCGGGTGGGCAAGCTGCTGGGCCACTGGCGGAGCCTGCTACAGCAGGTGCCGGCGCAGCAGCCGCGCGTCCcgggcctggcacacagcctgTACTGGCCAGAGCACTTCCTGCCGCCCCTCGACGGCGGCGCGCCCCCGCGCTACGACAGCCTCACCCTTGACCTCTTCATGCTCGGCTACTTCCAGCTGCTCGAGATGGGCCTGAGTCGCGAGGAGCGCAAGTTCCGCCACCTGCTGTGCTATGAGATGTTCGACAGGCTGGGCAGCCACCCATGGGAGCTCATCCGCCTCTTCCACCGCGTGGTGctggaggaggtggaggctgGCCGGCGCGGCTGGAGCGATGGCTTCGAAGACCTCAGGCTCCAGTTCTTCGGAGATATCCCAGAGGCTGAGCCGGCCCAGGAAGAAGAGACGGAGAAGGCGcaagaggaggagagggagccgGGGGAAGAGGCCGCTACAGCCCACACGGAGGACTGGCCACAGGGGCAGCCCGAGGCCCCAGCACCTGCACCacagcccccacccccgccagccGCGCCTCCACCGACATCGGACCCTCCTAGTTCAGAAGCCCCAGCGGAAGACACCCTGGAGCTGGTGTCTGAGATGG gagaaggaggaggaggaccgGCTGGCCAGCTTGCCTGCCTGGAGGCGGGACCTCCTGCGGAAGAAGCTAGAAGAGGAAAG GGAGCAGAAGCG GAAAGAGGAGGAGCGACAGAAGCAGGAGGAGCTGCAGCGGGAGAAAGAGCAGTCGGAGAAGCTGCGGACGCTGGGCTATGA